A single window of Salvia splendens isolate huo1 chromosome 8, SspV2, whole genome shotgun sequence DNA harbors:
- the LOC121743974 gene encoding glucan endo-1,3-beta-glucosidase 12-like isoform X2, translating into MRGKGTKHFASMGRNRVTIHCFTFIHMAALLLLSSGSSSKLTEHIKLEESFKISTKQMDITTPITTVPTANNPFPTITTNPILNPTDSNPDEPPTTMNPNNPQMTTNSPAPSGRSWCIATFSVSQAELQLALDYACGHGGADCSPIQQGGGCYTPNTLHHHASFAFNSYYQRNPIPTSCNFGGAAVTTSTDPSYDTCKFPSISTSSSMLNITNSSGSRVFGGGRPVAPASSAAARQSCIPCFHHILAYMIVIILGML; encoded by the exons ATGAGAGGGAAAGGAACAAAGCATTTTGCAAGCATGGGAAGAAACAGAGTAACCATTCACTGCTTCACATTCATTCACATGGCTGCTCTTTTGCTGCTCTCTTCAG GTTCAAGCTCCAAATTAACAGAGCACATCAAACTTGAAGAATCATTCAAAATCTCCACTAAACAAATGGACATAACAACCCCAATCACAACAGTCCCAACTGCAAACAACCCTTTCCCGACAATAACAACAAATCCAATCCTAAATCCAACTGATTCCAACCCTGATGAACCCCCCACCACAATGAACCCTAACAATCCACAAATGACCACAAACTCACCCGCTCCCTCGGGCCGGAGCTGGTGCATCGCCACCTTCTCCGTCTCCCAAGCCGAGCTGCAGCTTGCCCTCGACTACGCTTGTGGCCACGGGGGAGCCGACTGCTCCCCCATCCAGCAAGGCGGGGGCTGCTACACCCCCAACACGCTTCACCACCACGCCTCCTTCGCCTTCAACTCCTACTACCAAAGGAATCCCATCCCTACTAGCTGCAACTTTGGCGGCGCCGCTGTCACCACCAGCACTGATCCAA GTTATGATACATGCAAATTTCCATCTATTAG CACAAGTTCTTCTATGTTGAATATAACTAACTCAAGTGGATCTAGAGTTTTTGGAGGCGGTCGGCCGGTCGCTCCGGCTAGTTCAGCAGCTGCTAGGCAGAGCTGCATCCCCTGTTTTCACCACATATTAGCCTATATGATTGTTATAATATTAGGTATGTTATGA
- the LOC121743974 gene encoding glucan endo-1,3-beta-glucosidase 13-like isoform X3 — protein MRGKGTKHFASMGRNRVTIHCFTFIHMAALLLLSSGSSSKLTEHIKLEESFKISTKQMDITTPITTVPTANNPFPTITTNPILNPTDSNPDEPPTTMNPNNPQMTTNSPAPSGRSWCIATFSVSQAELQLALDYACGHGGADCSPIQQGGGCYTPNTLHHHASFAFNSYYQRNPIPTSCNFGGAAVTTSTDPSYDTCKFPSIRVFGGGRPVAPASSAAARQSCIPCFHHILAYMIVIILGML, from the exons ATGAGAGGGAAAGGAACAAAGCATTTTGCAAGCATGGGAAGAAACAGAGTAACCATTCACTGCTTCACATTCATTCACATGGCTGCTCTTTTGCTGCTCTCTTCAG GTTCAAGCTCCAAATTAACAGAGCACATCAAACTTGAAGAATCATTCAAAATCTCCACTAAACAAATGGACATAACAACCCCAATCACAACAGTCCCAACTGCAAACAACCCTTTCCCGACAATAACAACAAATCCAATCCTAAATCCAACTGATTCCAACCCTGATGAACCCCCCACCACAATGAACCCTAACAATCCACAAATGACCACAAACTCACCCGCTCCCTCGGGCCGGAGCTGGTGCATCGCCACCTTCTCCGTCTCCCAAGCCGAGCTGCAGCTTGCCCTCGACTACGCTTGTGGCCACGGGGGAGCCGACTGCTCCCCCATCCAGCAAGGCGGGGGCTGCTACACCCCCAACACGCTTCACCACCACGCCTCCTTCGCCTTCAACTCCTACTACCAAAGGAATCCCATCCCTACTAGCTGCAACTTTGGCGGCGCCGCTGTCACCACCAGCACTGATCCAA GTTATGATACATGCAAATTTCCATCTATTAG AGTTTTTGGAGGCGGTCGGCCGGTCGCTCCGGCTAGTTCAGCAGCTGCTAGGCAGAGCTGCATCCCCTGTTTTCACCACATATTAGCCTATATGATTGTTATAATATTAGGTATGTTATGA
- the LOC121745376 gene encoding pentatricopeptide repeat-containing protein At2g42920, chloroplastic, producing the protein MPACFCSFNPPSASISTFISNHPHLSMLETTCRTITDLKIIHAHLIKTGLAKDTIAASRLLAFSAPRDLHYALSIFRRIEKPNQFTWNTVIRGFSHSSDPNFAILLFLEMLNCSEILPERRTYPSVFKAYTQLGLAGDGAQLHGRIVKEGLESDPFIRNSIIHMYANWGFLEDAWKLFDESLERDVVAWNSMIMGLAKCGEVEESWRLFCKIPFRNEISWNTMISGFVRNGRWIEAFDLFHEMQSEQIRPTEFTLVSMLNACGKLGALEQGRWIHDYIKRNDLEMNVIVATAIIDMYCKCGDVDSARLAFKNAPRKGLSCWNSMMLGLATNGCYKEVFDMFNELECSNLRPDGVSFVAVLTASSHSLRVDEARRYFRLLTEEYGLEAKIEHYGCMVDALGRAGMVEEAAEFVASMPVEPDVVVWGSLLAACRNHRGSVEIAEWAAGNLRSLDGKETSAHVLMSNVYAGSGDFEKAVEERREMERKGMEKEPGCSLIEVNGEVHEFVAAGNWHYLM; encoded by the coding sequence ATGCCAGCATGTTTCTGCTCCTTCAATCCACCTTCAGCCTCTATCTCAACCTTTATCTCAAACCACCCCCACCTCTCCATGCTCGAAACCACCTGCCGCACGATCACAGACCTCAAAATAATCCACGCCCACCTCATCAAAACCGGCCTAGCCAAAGACACCATCGCCGCTAGCCGACTCCTCGCCTTCTCCGCCCCCAGAGACCTCCATTACGCGCTCTCCATCTTCCGCCGCATCGAAAAACCCAATCAATTCACTTGGAACACCGTAATCCGAGGCTTCTCCCACAGCTCAGACCCTAATTTTGCGATTCTACTCTTCCTCGAGATGCTGAATTGCTCGGAGATTCTCCCCGAGCGCCGCACCTACCCTTCCGTTTTCAAGGCGTACACTCAGCTGGGGCTGGCCGGAGATGGCGCTCAGCTTCATGGGAGAATCGTGAAGGAGGGTTTGGAATCGGATCCCTTTATTCGGAACTCAATCATTCACATGTATGCGAATTGGGGATTTCTTGAAGATGCGTGGAAGCTGTTTGATGAAAGTCTTGAGAGGGATGTTGTGGCTTGGAACTCGATGATTATGGGGCTTGCGAAGTGTGGGGAGGTTGAGGAATCTTGGAGGTTATTCTGCAAGATCCCATTTAGAAATGAGATCTCTTGGAATACTATGATTAGTGGATTTGTTAGAAATGGGAGATGGATTGAAGCATTTGATCTCTTCCATGAAATGCAAAGTGAACAAATTAGGCCTACTGAGTTTACTCTGGTTAGTATGCTGAATGCTTGTGGGAAATTGGGAGCTCTTGAGCAGGGGAGATGGATTCATGACTACATCAAAAGGAATGATCTTGAGATGAATGTGATTGTTGCTACTGCCATCATAGACATGTATTGCAAGTGCGGCGACGTTGATTCTGCGCGGTTAGCATTCAAGAACGCTCCGAGGAAAGGGCTTTCGTGTTGGAACTCGATGATGCTAGGTTTGGCCACAAATGGATGTTACAAGGAAGTGTTTGATATGTTCAATGAGCTCGAATGTAGTAATCTCCGGCCGGATGGGGTGAGCTTCGTCGCTGTGCTGACGGCCTCGAGCCATTCGTTGAGAGTGGACGAGGCGAGGAGGTACTTCAGGTTGTTGACTGAGGAGTACGGGTTGGAGGCGAAGATCGAGCACTATGGCTGTATGGTTGATGCACTGGGAAGGGCGGGGATGGTGGAGGAGGCGGCCGAGTTTGTGGCGAGTATGCCTGTGGAGCCGGATGTTGTCGTGTGGGGTTCTCTGCTTGCGGCGTGCAGGAACCACAGAGGGAGCGTTGAGATCGCGGAGTGGGCTGCAGGGAACTTGAGGTCGTTGGATGGGAAGGAGACGAGTGCGCACGTCCTGATGTCGAACGTGTATGCGGGGTCGGGTGATTTTGAGAAGGCGGTGGAGGAAAGGAGGGAGATGGAGAGGAAGGGGATGGAGAAGGAACCTGGATGTAGTTTGATTGAAGTGAATGGGGAGGTTCATGAGTTTGTAGCTGCTGGAAATTGGCATTATCTGATGTAA
- the LOC121746192 gene encoding protein TRIGALACTOSYLDIACYLGLYCEROL 1, chloroplastic-like, with the protein MLAATQIHPVINASKRGSFINKSNPARVESLRFQCLAEKASFAEGSKTLKLLSSVQTREHSFVLNTDGHASVSMPGEEETSEAPVLNLELSTFLRTWSPPRYLWRGLSVLILAGQVIVRAIKGKIHWKNTLQQLERVGPKSVGVCLLTAAFVGMAFTIQFVREFTRLGLNRSIGGVLAFAFSRELSPVVTSIVVAGRIGSAFAAELGTMQVSEQTDTLRVLGANPVDYLVTPRVLASCITLPLLTLMCLTVGLASSALLADSVYGISINIILDSAQRALRGWDIIGAMIKSTVFGAIISIVSCTWGVTTLGGAKGVGESTTSAVVVSLVGIFIADFALSCCFFQGAGDSLKNCM; encoded by the exons ATGCTGGCAGCTACCCAGATCCACCCTGTTATCAATGCCTCCAAAAG AGGAAGCTTTATTAATAAAAGTAATCCTGCAAGAGTCGAATCGTTGCGCTTCCAGTGCCTTGCTGAGAAAGCTAGTTTTGCAGAAGGATCTAAGACCTTGAAGCTTTTATCTTCTGTTCAAACGAGGGAGCATAGTTTTGTTCTGAACACAGATGGCCACGCAAGTGTCTCCATGCCGGGAGAAGAAGAAACTAGTGAAGCACCTGTATTGAACCTTGAGTTGAGTACATTCTTGAGGACATGGTCACCTCCCCGGTACTTATGGAGAGGATTGTCGGTTCTGATTTTGGCAGGGCAGGTGATTGTGAGAGCTATTAAGGGAAAGATTCACTGGAAAAATACTCTTCAGCAGCTGGAAAGAGTTGGGCCTAAATCAGTAGGCGTCTGTCTCCTGACAGCCGCTTTTGTTGGCATGGCCTTCACCATCCAGTTTGTAAGGGAATTCACCAGATTAGGGCTGAACAGATCCATCGGTGGGGTTCTGGCCTTTGCTTTTTCGAGGGAGCTGAGTCCCGTCGTCACATCAATTGTCGTTGCTGGGCGTATTGGAAGCGCCTTTGCTGCAGAGCTGGGAACTATGCAAGTTTCAGAGCAAACCGACACACTGAGAGTTCTGGGAGCGAACCCCGTTGATTACCTGGTGACGCCAAGAGTGTTGGCTTCGTGTATCACTCTCCCCTTGCTAACTCTGATGTGTTTAACTGTGGGGTTGGCATCGAGCGCCCTCCTAGCTGATAGCGTCTATGGCATCAGCATTAACATAATCTTGGATTCTGCACAAAGAGCTCTCCGAGGGTGGGATATAATCGGTGCAATGATCAAGTCGACTGTGTTTGGTGCAATAATATCGATTGTGAGCTGCACGTGGGGTGTCACCACCTTGGGAGGGGCCAAGGGCGTTGGCGAGTCAACCACATCAGCTGTCGTAGTCTCCCTTGTCGGGATTTTTATCGCGGATTTCGCTCTTTCTTGCTGCTTTTTCCAGGGAGCTGGAGATTCCCTCAAGAACTGTATGTGA
- the LOC121743974 gene encoding uncharacterized protein LOC121743974 isoform X1: MRGKGTKHFASMGRNRVTIHCFTFIHMAALLLLSSGSSSKLTEHIKLEESFKISTKQMDITTPITTVPTANNPFPTITTNPILNPTDSNPDEPPTTMNPNNPQMTTNSPAPSGRSWCIATFSVSQAELQLALDYACGHGGADCSPIQQGGGCYTPNTLHHHASFAFNSYYQRNPIPTSCNFGGAAVTTSTDPSYDTCKFPSIRFCSTSSSMLNITNSSGSRVFGGGRPVAPASSAAARQSCIPCFHHILAYMIVIILGML; this comes from the exons ATGAGAGGGAAAGGAACAAAGCATTTTGCAAGCATGGGAAGAAACAGAGTAACCATTCACTGCTTCACATTCATTCACATGGCTGCTCTTTTGCTGCTCTCTTCAG GTTCAAGCTCCAAATTAACAGAGCACATCAAACTTGAAGAATCATTCAAAATCTCCACTAAACAAATGGACATAACAACCCCAATCACAACAGTCCCAACTGCAAACAACCCTTTCCCGACAATAACAACAAATCCAATCCTAAATCCAACTGATTCCAACCCTGATGAACCCCCCACCACAATGAACCCTAACAATCCACAAATGACCACAAACTCACCCGCTCCCTCGGGCCGGAGCTGGTGCATCGCCACCTTCTCCGTCTCCCAAGCCGAGCTGCAGCTTGCCCTCGACTACGCTTGTGGCCACGGGGGAGCCGACTGCTCCCCCATCCAGCAAGGCGGGGGCTGCTACACCCCCAACACGCTTCACCACCACGCCTCCTTCGCCTTCAACTCCTACTACCAAAGGAATCCCATCCCTACTAGCTGCAACTTTGGCGGCGCCGCTGTCACCACCAGCACTGATCCAA GTTATGATACATGCAAATTTCCATCTATTAG ATTTTGCAGCACAAGTTCTTCTATGTTGAATATAACTAACTCAAGTGGATCTAGAGTTTTTGGAGGCGGTCGGCCGGTCGCTCCGGCTAGTTCAGCAGCTGCTAGGCAGAGCTGCATCCCCTGTTTTCACCACATATTAGCCTATATGATTGTTATAATATTAGGTATGTTATGA
- the LOC121745377 gene encoding exopolygalacturonase-like: MTTATLLLLLLCYIVNVSCVVALPPKVFNVMAYGAVNDGTKDNVKAFSAAWKDACEYEGRGRVVIPRGVYALGSVIFTGYCRGTMSFIIHGSLRAPTDRQSFSLDTWIGFRYVEYLTIKGGGYLDGQGHVAWHYNDCSTNFKCSKLPASLRLDFVRNSWIHHIRSINSKNTHLNIFACHNITISNVRINAPADSPNTDGIHIGSSANIRILNSTIRTGDDCVSMVSGSRGIEVANVRCGPGHGISIGSLGRSHAEEPVTDITVRNTTFVATDNGVRIKTWAPSDATSASNITFQDINMIAVANPILIDQVYCPSGNCLEAQSNVEIRDVVFKNIRGTSSSEVAVKLQCSRARPCRNVKLVDINLAYRGLRGKSRAVCVNALGSSSGTQIPSGCL, from the exons ATGACAACTGCAACACTACTCTTGCTTTTGCTCTGCTACATTGTGAACGTTTCATGTGTAGTAGCTCTGCCACCGAAAGTCTTCAATGTGATGGCTTACGGAGCCGTCAACGACGGCACCAAAGACAACgtaaag GCATTTTCGGCGGCGTGGAAGGATGCGTGCGAGTACGAAGGGAGGGGTAGGGTCGTGATTCCGCGAGGGGTGTATGCATTGGGTTCGGTGATATTCACGGGCTATTGCAGAGGTACGATGAGTTTCATCATCCATGGAAGTCTTAGAGCCCCAACCGATCGTCAGTCATTTTCCCTTGACACGTGGATCGGGTTCCGGTATGTCGAATACCTGACCATAAAAGGCGGCGGCTACTTGGACGGACAAGGCCATGTTGCGTGGCACTATAATGACTGCAGTACCAATTTTAAGTGCAGCAAGCTTCCTGCG TCACTGAGGCTTGATTTCGTGAGAAACTCATGGATCCATCACATCCGATCCATCAACAGCAAGAACACACACTTGAACATCTTCGCGTGCCACAACATCACCATCAGCAACGTCCGCATCAACGCCCCGGCCGACAGCCCCAACACCGACGGCATCCACATCGGCTCCTCGGCCAACATCCGCATCCTCAACTCCACCATCCGCACCGGCGACGACTGCGTCAGCATGGTCTCTGGCAGCCGCGGCATCGAGGTCGCCAACGTCCGCTGCGGCCCCGGCCACGGCATCAGCATCGGCAGCCTCGGCCGCAGCCACGCCGAGGAGCCCGTCACCGACATCACCGTCCGCAACACCACCTTCGTCGCCACCGACAACGGCGTCCGCATCAAGACCTGGGCCCCCTCCGATGCCACCTCCGCCTCCAACATCACCTTCCAAGACATCAACATGATCGCCGTCGCCAACCCCATCTTGATCGACCAAGTCTACTGCCCCTCCGGCAACTGCTTAGAG GCTCAGTCGAACGTGGAGATACGGGACGTGGTGTTTAAGAATATAAGGGGCACGTCGAGCTCAGAAGTTGCGGTGAAGTTGCAGTGCAGCAGAGCTCGGCCCTGCAGGAACGTGAAGCTCGTCGACATTAACTTGGCGTACAGAGGCCTGAGAGGGAAGAGCAGAGCTGTGTGTGTGAATGCGTTGGGCTCTTCTTCTGGAACTCAAATTCCAAGTGGATGCCTATAG
- the LOC121744758 gene encoding protein MEI2-like 5, whose product MSTGGKEKNAWRLPGRTDAYHASSDASLFSSSLPVLLHGKLNFNGSNPSGLSLDDGFPSLSKLQLQDEALDPLKEIDPSVTGTFLPGDEDELLAGLMDDFDLSGLPTQLEDLDDDFFGSGGGMEIEPENQENSVNGIPRMSTDTIGISSITQFGFTNGAAGSVSGEHPYGEHPSRTLFVRNINSNVEDSELKSLFEQYGDIRTLYTACKHRGFVMISYYDIRAARSAMRGLQNKPLRRRKLDIHFSIPKDNPSEKDVNQGTLVVFNLDASVSNDDLRQIFGAYGEVKEIRETPHKRHHKFIEFYDVRGADAALKALNRCDIAGKRIKLEPSRPGGARRSLMLQLSQDQELDEARGLRHPIGSPIGNSPPGIWTNFGSPVEQNSLHGYSQSPTLGGLSPVGSSHLSGLASILPSHVSSPVKISPIGKDTARISHSNQVFPNGTHGAAYQQHFSVPDPMINLSPGATSSFSDSKPSSVGTLSGPQFLWGSPTIHSDHVNSSAWASSQKGHQFPSRAPGVGFPYTTQHGSFRGSHHLHVGSAPSGIQMERHFGFFPDSPEPSSYINQAAYGVPNFSHTIGNRVPVSINLGVAYAGNFAESGSPSSRMMPMSRNGPVYFGGMGSASNDGTIDRGRRRGDSGSQVDNKRQYQLDLEKIRNGEDSRTTLMIKNIPNKYTSKMLLLAIDETHKGAYDFLYLPIDFKNKCNVGYAFINMVSPFHIISFVEAFNGKKWEKFNSEKVASLAYARIQGKVALVSHFQNSSLMNEDKRCRPILFQYEGQESDDMAAFSSSNLNIFVRQPDGSYIGDSLDSPRSDPDEKLYGS is encoded by the exons ATGAGTACGGGAGGGAAAGAGAAAAACGCGTGGAGACTTCCTGGCAGAACTGATGCGTATCATGCATCTAGTGATGCCAGCTTGTTCTCTTCGTCGTTGCCTGTCCTTTTGCATGGGAAGC TTAACTTTAATGGATCCAATCCAAGTGGTCTTTCACTGGATGATGGCTTTCCGAGCCTTAGCAAACTGCAACTACAAGATGAGGCATTGGATCCACTCAAAGAAATTGATCCGAGTGTGACGGGAACTTTTCTTCCTGGTGACGAAGATGAACTTTTGGCTGGTCTTATGGATGATTTCGACCTCTCTGGCTTGCCGACTCAACTCGAGGACTTGGATGATGATTTTTTCGGAAGTGGAGGGGGAATGGAAATCGAACctgaaaatcaagaaaattcAGTCAATGGAATACCGAGGATGAGTACTGACACTATTGGTATTAGTAGCATTACGCAATTTGGTTTCACCAATGGTGCTGCTGGATCAGTCAGCGGAGAACATCCATACGGAGAGCACCCTTCGAGGACACTGTTTGTTCGCAATATCAACAGTAATGTAGAAGATTCTGAACTGAAGTCTCTCTTTGAG CAATATGGAGATATCAGAACTCTTTATACTGCATGTAAGCATAGGGGATTTGTGATGATATCTTACTATGACATCAGAGCTGCTCGAAGTGCAATGCGTGGCTTACAAAATAAGCCCCTGAGGCGAAGGAAACTTGACATCCATTTTTCAATTCCGAAG GACAATCCATCCGAAAAAGATGTGAATCAGGGAACTTTAGTGGTGTTCAATTTGGATGCTTCTGTATCCAACGACGACCTTCGCCAAATTTTTGGTGCTTATGGGGAAGTGAAGGAG ATAAGGGAAACACCACATAAGCGACACCATAAGTTCATCGAGTTTTATGATGTTAGAGGTGCGGATGCGGCCCTGAAGGCTTTAAACAGATGTGACATAGCTGGAAAGCGCATAAAGCTTGAACCTAGCCGGCCTGGTGGTGCTCGTCGCAG CTTAATGCTGCAACTGAGCCAAGATCAGGAACTAGATGAAGCTCGAGGTCTCCGACACCCAATCGGTTCACCCATAGGCAACTCTCCCCCAG GTATTTGGACGAATTTTGGCAGCCCGGTCGAGCAAAACTCCTTACACGGTTACAGTCAGTCGCCTACTTTAGGGGGGCTCAGCCCTGTAGGAAGCTCTCACTTGTCTGGTTTGGCTTCTATTCTGCCTTCTCATGTATCAAGTCCTGTGAAGATTTCACCCATCGGTAAAGATACTGCGCGCATAAGCCATTCGAACCAGGTATTCCCTAATGGCACGCACGGAGCAGCCTATCAGCAACACTTTTCTGTTCCGGACCCGATGATAAATTTAAGCCCTGGAGCTACTTCATCATTTAGTGATTCCAAGCCATCCAGCGTCGGAACTCTTTCCGGTCCTCAGTTTCTGTGGGGAAGTCCCACTATCCACTCCGACCATGTTAATTCTTCGGCGTGGGCATCTTCACAGAAAGGCCATCAGTTTCCATCTAGAGCACCGGGAGTTGGTTTCCCATACACCACTCAGCATGGCTCTTTCCGCGGTTCGCATCATCTTCACGTTGGATCTGCTCCGTCTGGTATTCAGATGGAAAGACATTTTGGTTTTTTCCCCGACTCCCCTGAGCCTTCATCTTACATAAATCAGGCGGCGTATGGAGTTCCAAATTTTAGCCACACTATCGGGAATAGAGTCCCCGTGTCTATCAACCTAGGCGTTGCTTATGCTGGAAATTTTGCTGAAAGTGGTTCTCCTAGTTCCCGAATGATGCCAATGTCCAGAAACGGCCCTGTGTATTTTGGAGGCATGGGATCTGCTAGCAACGATGGAACAATAGATCGTGGTCGAAGAAGGGGTGATAGCGGAAGCCAAGTGGATAACAAAAGGCAATACCAACTTGATTTGGAAAAGATCAGAAATGGTGAAGATTCTAGGACTACTTTGATGATTAAAAACATCCCGAACAA GTACACTTCGAAGATGCTTCTCCTAGCTATCGATGAAACTCACAAGGGTGCATATGATTTTCTCTATTTGCCGATTGACTTTAAG AATAAGTGCAATGTTGGATACGCCTTCATCAATATGgtttctccttttcacatcatcTCCTTCGTTGAG GCATTTAATGGCAAGAAATGGGAAAAGTTCAACAGCGAAAAAGTTGCTTCGTTGGCTTATGCAAGAATCCAGGGAAAAGTCGCTCTCGTTTCACACTTTCAAAACTCAAGTTTGATGAATGAAGACAAGCGCTGTCGACCAATTCTCTTCCAGTACGAGGGCCAAGAATCTGATGATATG GCGGCCTTCTCGTCCAGCAATCTGAACATTTTTGTTCGCCAGCCAGACGGATCTTACATAGGGGACTCCCTCGACAGCCCAAGGAGCGACCCAGATGAGAAGCTGTACGGAAGCTAA
- the LOC121742946 gene encoding uncharacterized protein LOC121742946, translating into MDELERHHPLLSPSTTTAAASPPLDDDDSNDNIKLISSNSAIFSRLFLVAIIAAVSVWANREASKGFAITVASESADAFLANRFKLFYVSNDGAAREAIKASDAIEKLLFPDSDVAKKPIKSIEIRLVDRNLTDNVAAAEMDGDRDRFAISVSSSVMRGADFDREMALAIRRGVARVWLWDGGFHAPRGVVSGIVEYLVDRLGDSAEAFESAAGAVCLDSGNPRSVAELLRRRPGSVGRLNRAMKEGRSDEKLGGALGLPVEKLCATSDYESLSATGKKSEK; encoded by the exons ATGGACGAGCTCGAGCGGCATCATCCACTTCTATccccctccaccaccaccgccgcagCCTCCCCGCCGCTCGACGATGACGACAGCAACGACAACATCAAGCTCATCTCCTCAAATTCCGCCATCTTTTCCCGCCTTTTTCTGGTGGCGATCATCGCCGCCGTCTCCGTTTGGGCGAACCGCGAAGCGTCCAAAGGCTTCGCCATAACCGTAGCCAGCGAGTCCGCCGACGCATTCCTCGCGAACAGATTCAAGCTCTTCTACGTGTCCAACGACGGAGCCGCGCGCGAGGCGATCAAGGCGAGTGATGCCATCGAGAAGCTCCTCTTCCCCGATTCCGACGTCGCCAAAAAGCCGATCAAGAGCATCGAGATCAGATTAGTCGATCGGAACCTCACCGATAACGTCGCCGCGGCAGAAATGGACGGCGATCGGGATCGATTCGCAATCAGCGTGAGCTCTTCGGTCATGAGAGGCGCGGATTTCGATCGCGAAATGGCTCTGGCGATCAGGCGCGGCGTGGCGCGTGTTTGGCTGTGGGACGGTGGATTCCACGCGCCGAGGGGTGTGGTGAGCGGCATTGTTGAATATTTGGTCGATCGCTTGGGTGATTCGGCGGAGGCGTTCGAATCCGCCGCCGGCGCCGTGTGTTTGGACTCTGGAAATCCTAGATCGGTGGCGGAATTGTTGCGGCGCCGACCTGGATCCGTCGGAAGGTTGAACCGAGCTATGAAGGAAGGGCGGAGCGATGAGAAATTGGGCGGCGCGTTGGGTTTGCCGGTTGAGAAACTGTGTGCCACTTCCGATTACGAGTCGTTAAG TGCGACAGGGAAAAAGAGTGAGAAATGA